The stretch of DNA CGTGTAGGCCAGTTCGCCAGAACGCCCGCCACGGAACATTCCAGGACCGCCGGAGTCGCGCAGGTGGCGGCGGAAAAGATAAAGAACCGGGTATTCTGCTTCCTGATCCTCGATATTGGGCATGTTGGGCGTGGTGTTGAAGACGATGCCCGCGGTATCGACGCCGTCCTGATCGACCCGGGCGCCGCCGCCGCCGCCGAAATGACTCATCTCGGTCGCGGCGAAGTGGAAGCCGTGCTGGCTGATCCCGGCAAATATCGGCGCCATCGAGGTGCCAGACCATACGGCCATGGCTTCGTCGGCATATTTGTCGCTCGCCAGCACCATCTGCGACAGGCAGCGCCACGCCGCATCGATGGTGACGATCACCGCCGAGATGGTTGCCATCGCGCATGGCGCGGGATAGGCGCAATTGTTCACGGTGCCCGACTCGCTGACGATGTCGATGCAATCGCGCACGCCGCGATTCCAAGGGCTGTCCCAGCACAGGTTGAGATAGGTTGCGGTCAGGCACGCGGCCTGCAGCCCGGCAAAGGTGCAGTTGATCAGGCCGCGGGCGTTGGGGCTGGTGCCGGTGAAGTCGAAGACCAGGCGCTGCCCGCTCTTGGTCAGCGTGCAGACGATCTTGTAGATCTCCGGATTGTGGCCGTCATGATCGATATACTGGACCTCGCGCCAGGTCCCGTCGGGCAGCTCGGAAAGCCGCGCCTCGAGCTTCTCCCTGGCGTAGTCGATACACCGCTCCATTGCCAAATTGACGGTGTCCTCCCCCCACAGCTCGAACAGCTCCAGAAGCCGCCGTCGCCCGCTGTTGAGCGAGGCGATCTGGCCCTTGATGTCGAGAGCCACCAGGGGATCGCGCACCTGATTGCGGATCCAGCGCAGGACGTCCTCGCGGACAACCCCGCGCTGGACGATCTTCACCGGCGGCATGCGCAGGCCTTCCTGGTGGGTGTCGACCGCCTTGATCGAAAAGCCGCCGGGATCCATCCCTCCATTGTCGAGCTGATGGCCCGATGCGCCGACCCACGCGACCAGCTTGCCGTTCCAGAACACCGGCGCCACGGTGGCGATATCGGGATGATGGATGGCGCCGAGATACGGGTCGTTGCAGATGAAGATGTCTCCTTCCTCGATCGCCTCGCCGGGTCCGAGCGTATCGAGCGTGCTTTGCACGATCAGCGGCAGCACATTGCCCTGGGTGACGATATAGGGGCCGACCGAGACCAGCGATCCGTCGGCCAGCATCACCGCCGAGGCAGCGTCGTTGCCGGTTATCAGAACATTGGAGCCGGAGCTGCGCATGTACTGGATGCCCATCTCCTCGCTGATGGTCATCAGCCTATGATTGAGGACCTCGAAGGTAACCGGGTCCAGTGAATGGGTTCCGACCTGGTCAAGCATTTCCGGCCTCCTCGACAACGGTGACGGCAATGCGGGTGTTGCCGAATTCGTCGATGCGGGCGCTCTGCCCGGTGTGGATTACGATGGTCGTCGACGGGTGCTCGATCACCGCCGGTCCGGCGATGGCGGCGCCCGCGGGCAGGCCTTCGCCGGTGTAGACCGGGGTTTCGATCATCGCGTTGCGGACCGGACAGAAAACCGGCCGGGCCGGGCGAGGAGCGATAGCGCCGGAACCGCCGCGACGGAATACGCTCGGCTTGGGCACTGCGCCGATGGCGTCGACGCCGTAATTGACGCATTCGATTCCGGCGTCCTTCAAGGCCGATCCCGGGCCGAACAGCCTCTCATATTCGGCTGCGAAGGCGGATGCCAGCGTTTCGACGGCTTTCTCCGATCCGATCGATGCCGGTGCCGGAATGCGAACGGTATGCACCTGCCGGCGATAGCGCGCTTCGATCCAACGCTCGTAACGGCGGTCCACTTGCGCGACTTCGGCCTGATCCAGCAGCTGCGCGCCGCTTTGTTCCATGTCGGCAAAGATCGCCTCGATCTTCTCCGGGGCCACCGGTAGCGTCATCGGGTCGGAGAATCGCAGGCTGAACCGGACGTCGGAAAGTCCGGCGCCGAAGGCCGAATGCACCGCCGCCTGGAACGGCACGACAATTTCGCGGACTCCCAGATCATTGCCATAGGCGCCGGCGTGCACCGGCCCCGAGCCGCCATAAGCCATTATCGCGAAACGGCGCGGATCATGGCCGCGCTCCAACGTTGTCTTGCGGATGAGATCGGCCATCTGCGCGTCGATGACGCGTTTGATGCCGGCCGCGGCGGCGGTGACGTCGCCGTTGAAGAGCGGATCGGCGATGCGCTCACGGATCGACATCTCCGCCCTCTTCGGGTCGAGGGTCATGCGACCGCCAAGGAATTGTTCGGGTGAGATGTAGCCCAGCACGACGTCGGCATCCGTGACCGTCGGCTCGGTGCCGCCCAGCCGGTAGCAGGCGGGTCCGGGATTGGAGGACGCACTCTTCGGTCCGACCCGCAGGCGGCCATTGTCGATCCAGGCAATCGAACCGCCGCCGGCGCCAATCGAAACGACATCCACCATCGGCAAGCGAAGCTGATACTGGTTGAGGATGGTTTCCTTGGCGTAGGACCACTTGCCGCCTTCGATGACGGCCACCTTGAAGGTTGTTCCGCCCACGTCGGTGGCGATGACATCGGCGACACCGAGATCGCCGGCGAGCTGGGCACTGCCGACCACGCCGGCTGCGGGTCCCGACTCGACCGTGAAGATCGGGACCGTCTGAGCCGGGGTCGCGAGGCCGCCATTGGCCTGAACAATCAGCGGGTCACGCTTCAGGCCTGCCTGCTTGAGCGTCGCCACAAGATCATCGAGATAGCCTTCGATCACCGGGCCGACATAAGCGTTGAAGAGGGCCGTAGCGCTGCGCTCATACTCGCCGAGAACTGGCGCCACCGCGCTCGACAAGGAGACATAGATCCCGGGCAGCTCCGATTTCAGGATCTCCGCGGTGCGCCGTTCATGGGTATCGTTCTTGTGCGAGAACAGGAAGGCGATCGCAACCGCTTCGTAGCCGCGCTCCGCGAGCATGGGCGCCAGCGCCCGCAGGGCCGCCTCGTCCAGCGGCACGATCGGTCGGCCGGCGTAATCGATGCGCTCGGAGATCTCGAAAATGTCGCGCTCGTCCGCGATCATACGCGGCTTGTTGGTCATGCGGTAATGGTGGCGCTCGAATACGCTGAGACCGGCAACGCGCCCCGTGGCCCGCATGATGGTCAGCGTATCGCCGAAGCCGCGGGTGGTGATCACGGCCGTCTTGGCACCGCTAAAGCTGAAGATAGCGTTGCTCGACTGGGTCGTCGCGTGGACGAAACGGTGAGCCTCGCCAAGCACCTGGGCGAGCGGCTCGCCGAGCGCGCCGGCGGCGTCATTCAGGCCGGCGAGCACGCCACGGCGCAAATCGTCCGGCGTCGTCAGCGCCTTGCCGACCGCGGTTCGCCCGCCGTCGCAGAAGACCACGACATCGGTGAAGGTGCCCCCTATGTCGACCGATAATGTATACACTGAACGCCCCTCTTCATCGAATTTCAGTTTTTTCAGTGAAAACCGATCTGCTCCGTTCGTCAAGAGGCCATGGGGTCGGCGAGACGATGGGGAGTGAAAGCCAGCGTCCCGAGAAGGAGATAGTCCATTCGCGTCACCATCGGCCCCTCCGCCTCGGTTCGCGTCTTCAGCTGCTGCCATTCCGGGTCGTGGCGGAATGCGTGCCAGCCTGCCGCCCGCTCATTTTCGTTTTTCCAGGCAAGCAGATAGACGAGCTTTTCCTGCCCGTCGGTGGGCTCCCACATATCGATGATCCGGAAGCCGTGCCGGGCGAGCAGCTCAAGCGCGCCCTGCCGGAAGCGGTCATAGAGCACCTCCCGCCGGTTGGGGATGACGTCATAGATCCGGAGCTCGTAAATCATTTCGGTCACCTCATTGGAAGCCGAAGAACCGCGGCAGCCACAAGGAGGCCGCGGGCACGAAAACGAAAACGACGTAGACGACGATCAACAGAGCGATGTACGGAACCACGGCGCGGGTGAGCTCGTGCAGCCTGAGCCCAGCGATGCTGCAGCCGACGAATAGACAGAGCCCCACCGGCGGCGTGATGAGGCCGATGACCAGCCCGAAGACGATGACGATGCCGAAATGGACCGGATCGAAGCCGAACGCGATGGCCGCCGGCAGTAGAACCGGCGTGAGGATGATGATCGCGCCGGAGGTCTCCAGGAATAGCCCTACCAGTAGCAGCAGGACCATCACCAGGACGAGAAAGACCGTCGGCGAGTCGGTAAGCGACAGAAACCCCGCCGCGACGGCTTGCGGCACTTGCTCGAAGGCCAGCACCCAGCCAAGCAGGTTGGCGTTGGCGACGATCAGCATGATGGTGGCCGAGACGAGGGCGGCTTGGACGATCACGCGCCACAGGACGCCAAGCTTGAGCGAGCGCATCAGCAACCCGACAACTATGGCATAAAGGACGGCGGCGACGGAGGACTCGGTTGGCGTGAAGACGCCGCCTACGACGCCGCCGACGATCAGCACCGGCATGGCCAGCGCGATCAGCGCCACGCGCAGGCTGAGCAGGAAGTCACGTACGCGCTCGACTGCGCCCCCCGTGGGACCGGGCGCGCGGTCAATGGGCCGATGGCGCAGCAGCCAGCGATTGAGCACCAGCATCGAGACGCCGACGGCGACCCCCGGCGTCGCCCCGGCGAGAAACAGGGCGCCGATCGAAGCGCCGGAGGAGATCCCGTAGACGACGATCGGGATGCTCGGCGGAATCAGCGGACCGCAGATCGACGAGGCCACAGTCACCGCGGCCGAAAAATCACGGCGATAGCCCTGTCGGGTCATCGCCGGAATCAGGATCGAGCCGATGGCGGCGGCATCGGCCGTTGCCGCGCCGGTAATGCCGCCGAAGAACATGCTGGTGAGCACGTTCACCTGGGCGAGCCCGCCGCGCCAGCGGCCGACCAGATGGTCGGCGAACTGCACCAGGCGCGCGGTGAGCTGCGCCTCGTTCATGAGGAAGCCCGCCAGGATGAAGAACGGGATGCTCATCAGCACGAACTGGTCGAGCCCGGCGAAGATCCGCTGCGGCACGATCGACAGCATTGCCGCACTCCCGAGCAGAACATGCGCGGTCGCGGCAATGCCGAGAACGAAGGCGATCGGAACGCCGAGGACGAGCAGGGCAAGGAAAGTGGCGGAAACGACCCCCATGGCGCTCTCAGCCCTCGTGCCGGCTGGGGGCAAGCCCGCGCCACAGGCCGAGCGCAGCGGCGAACGCGATCAGGATCCCACCGACGGGAATTGCGAGATAGGCCCAGGCAATCGGGATCTGCAGGGCCGGCGAGAGCTGATCGCGCTCGAAATTACGCATGGTCAGGAGCGCGCCGTGCCAAGTGACGAGCCCGGCAAAGACAATGACGATGAGATGGATCAGCCGATAGGCGAGGCCGGCAACGGGCGGCGGCAGGAGGTCGACGGCGACCGTCAAGGCCATGTGGCCGCCGCGCTGATAGGCAGCCGCCGAACCGAACATGGCACTCCAGATCAGCGCATAGCGGGCAACCTCCTCGGACCATACCAAGCTGCTGCCGATCAGGTAGCGAAACACGATCTGGGCAGCCATCGAGGCCAGCGCGAGGGTGAGGGTGGCCCCCGCGACCACCCCGCACCCGGTTTCGAGGAGCGGCGGCAGGTGATTTGGATGCATCTGCGGCCCTCCTCGTAGTGCCCTGTCCGGCACTCATTTCTTCAGGGCAATGATGTCCTGAAGCAGTTCTTCGGCGTCCAAACTCTTGGCGTATTTCTCCCACACCGGCTTCACCTTCTCGACGAAGGCATCGGCATCGACCTGGGTAATCGTGACGCCTTGCTGCACCAGCTTGTCGCGGATGGCCGTCATCTTGTCGATGAAGACCTGCCGTTCAAACCGCGCGGCCTCCTCCATTGCGTCCCGGATGAGCGATTGCTGCTCCGCCGACAGGCCGTCGAAATATTTGGCGTTCATGATCACCGGCCGCGGCTCCGACACGAAGGTGATTTGCTGCCAGTCGGTCATGTATTTGGCCACCTCGTAAATCTTCAGCGTGTCCACCGACAGGACGTCGAGATGGGCACCTTCGATCACGCCCTGCTTCAGCCCGGTATAGACCTCGGTGTAAGGCATCGGCGTCGGGTTGGCGCCGAGTGCCCGCATGGCATCGACCAGCACGGGCGTTTCGATCACACGGATCTTCACCCCCTCCAGATCCGCCGGCGAGCGCACCGGCATCTTGACCGTCTCGATCGGGCTGTCTCCGGTCGAAAACCAGGCCAGAACGCGGAACCCCGCCTGCTCCTCAATTTTCTTGGCGAGCTTCTTGCCGACGTCGCCGGTGGCGATCGCCGTCATGTGCGTCTGGCCCTGTATCAGGAACGGCACCTGGACGATATTGTAGATGGGGGCAAGATTGGACATGGCGCCGGCCCCGACGCCGATCTGGATGGAGCCTTCGAGAATCGCCTCGTTGATCTCGCGCTCGGCCCCGAGTTGACCGCCTGGGAAGATTTCGACCTTGATCTTTCCGCCGGAGCGCTCTTCGATTAGTTCTTTGAACTTTTTCGCGCCATCGACGTAGGGAAAGGTCTCCGCCGTGATGAGGGCGAAGCGCAGAGTCAGATCCTGCGCAAACGCTTGCCCGAACGAGCCGGCAAGCATCGCGGCACCCAAGAGTCCGGCGGCAAGGCAACTGAGTTTTTGGAATTTCATGGCTTCGTCTCCCTTCGAGGTTGCTTGT from Hyphomicrobiales bacterium encodes:
- a CDS encoding hydantoinase B/oxoprolinase family protein translates to MLDQVGTHSLDPVTFEVLNHRLMTISEEMGIQYMRSSGSNVLITGNDAASAVMLADGSLVSVGPYIVTQGNVLPLIVQSTLDTLGPGEAIEEGDIFICNDPYLGAIHHPDIATVAPVFWNGKLVAWVGASGHQLDNGGMDPGGFSIKAVDTHQEGLRMPPVKIVQRGVVREDVLRWIRNQVRDPLVALDIKGQIASLNSGRRRLLELFELWGEDTVNLAMERCIDYAREKLEARLSELPDGTWREVQYIDHDGHNPEIYKIVCTLTKSGQRLVFDFTGTSPNARGLINCTFAGLQAACLTATYLNLCWDSPWNRGVRDCIDIVSESGTVNNCAYPAPCAMATISAVIVTIDAAWRCLSQMVLASDKYADEAMAVWSGTSMAPIFAGISQHGFHFAATEMSHFGGGGGARVDQDGVDTAGIVFNTTPNMPNIEDQEAEYPVLYLFRRHLRDSGGPGMFRGGRSGELAYTVYDAPEGQLDGLFAGTGAEMPNAIGLAGGMPGSAISIARVVNTDLAERIAAGEELPVELAAISGELEWLCCKHTRSPILAGDVWYHSWQGGGGFGDPLLRDPAHVAGDVERRAVSVGAAEDIYGVVITKTGGVDEAATAERRKALRDARLSEAEEANPGDAVISFAGRRRIEFGPALVVDPESDSVSCPQCGHRHCGTSDNLLTHLGLVRSPLGAAGPVRGQAYDRGRFELRQLVCRGCGGLVDVQVGLDGGPLSFARPHRD
- a CDS encoding hydantoinase/oxoprolinase family protein, which gives rise to MYTLSVDIGGTFTDVVVFCDGGRTAVGKALTTPDDLRRGVLAGLNDAAGALGEPLAQVLGEAHRFVHATTQSSNAIFSFSGAKTAVITTRGFGDTLTIMRATGRVAGLSVFERHHYRMTNKPRMIADERDIFEISERIDYAGRPIVPLDEAALRALAPMLAERGYEAVAIAFLFSHKNDTHERRTAEILKSELPGIYVSLSSAVAPVLGEYERSATALFNAYVGPVIEGYLDDLVATLKQAGLKRDPLIVQANGGLATPAQTVPIFTVESGPAAGVVGSAQLAGDLGVADVIATDVGGTTFKVAVIEGGKWSYAKETILNQYQLRLPMVDVVSIGAGGGSIAWIDNGRLRVGPKSASSNPGPACYRLGGTEPTVTDADVVLGYISPEQFLGGRMTLDPKRAEMSIRERIADPLFNGDVTAAAAGIKRVIDAQMADLIRKTTLERGHDPRRFAIMAYGGSGPVHAGAYGNDLGVREIVVPFQAAVHSAFGAGLSDVRFSLRFSDPMTLPVAPEKIEAIFADMEQSGAQLLDQAEVAQVDRRYERWIEARYRRQVHTVRIPAPASIGSEKAVETLASAFAAEYERLFGPGSALKDAGIECVNYGVDAIGAVPKPSVFRRGGSGAIAPRPARPVFCPVRNAMIETPVYTGEGLPAGAAIAGPAVIEHPSTTIVIHTGQSARIDEFGNTRIAVTVVEEAGNA
- a CDS encoding NIPSNAP family protein, coding for MIYELRIYDVIPNRREVLYDRFRQGALELLARHGFRIIDMWEPTDGQEKLVYLLAWKNENERAAGWHAFRHDPEWQQLKTRTEAEGPMVTRMDYLLLGTLAFTPHRLADPMAS
- a CDS encoding TRAP transporter small permease — protein: MHPNHLPPLLETGCGVVAGATLTLALASMAAQIVFRYLIGSSLVWSEEVARYALIWSAMFGSAAAYQRGGHMALTVAVDLLPPPVAGLAYRLIHLIVIVFAGLVTWHGALLTMRNFERDQLSPALQIPIAWAYLAIPVGGILIAFAAALGLWRGLAPSRHEG
- a CDS encoding TRAP transporter substrate-binding protein, coding for MKFQKLSCLAAGLLGAAMLAGSFGQAFAQDLTLRFALITAETFPYVDGAKKFKELIEERSGGKIKVEIFPGGQLGAEREINEAILEGSIQIGVGAGAMSNLAPIYNIVQVPFLIQGQTHMTAIATGDVGKKLAKKIEEQAGFRVLAWFSTGDSPIETVKMPVRSPADLEGVKIRVIETPVLVDAMRALGANPTPMPYTEVYTGLKQGVIEGAHLDVLSVDTLKIYEVAKYMTDWQQITFVSEPRPVIMNAKYFDGLSAEQQSLIRDAMEEAARFERQVFIDKMTAIRDKLVQQGVTITQVDADAFVEKVKPVWEKYAKSLDAEELLQDIIALKK
- a CDS encoding TRAP transporter large permease gives rise to the protein MGVVSATFLALLVLGVPIAFVLGIAATAHVLLGSAAMLSIVPQRIFAGLDQFVLMSIPFFILAGFLMNEAQLTARLVQFADHLVGRWRGGLAQVNVLTSMFFGGITGAATADAAAIGSILIPAMTRQGYRRDFSAAVTVASSICGPLIPPSIPIVVYGISSGASIGALFLAGATPGVAVGVSMLVLNRWLLRHRPIDRAPGPTGGAVERVRDFLLSLRVALIALAMPVLIVGGVVGGVFTPTESSVAAVLYAIVVGLLMRSLKLGVLWRVIVQAALVSATIMLIVANANLLGWVLAFEQVPQAVAAGFLSLTDSPTVFLVLVMVLLLLVGLFLETSGAIIILTPVLLPAAIAFGFDPVHFGIVIVFGLVIGLITPPVGLCLFVGCSIAGLRLHELTRAVVPYIALLIVVYVVFVFVPAASLWLPRFFGFQ